A stretch of DNA from Campylobacter iguaniorum:
TTTACAGTCTTTAACCTTATGAATGTAACAAAAGAGACTGCAAAAAACAATATAGATAATCTTCTTGTTTTAGTTTCTCCAGATTTCTATTATGAAGTTAAATCAAACCTAATGGATCAAATGAACTATATTACAGATAATGCAATAAGTAGGGTGTTTTTCCCATCTGTTGTGAATGTAGATCAAAAAGGTCTTATAAAGGTTACTGGTGTAATGAAAGATATTATCTCGGATAAGATAATGAGGTCTGAGCAAGCGGTAGTAAGAATTGAATACCAAATTAAACAAGGTAGATTTTGGATCTATGACATCAAAATTACAAAGGATGATAAATGAGAAAAATGTTGTTAATGTTGTTAATGGCCACGGCTCAAATGTTTGCCGTAACAGTGATTGATAATCCTACATCGGAGACAATCACAATTAATGTATCAAATAAGAGCGTTAATAGAATAGTTCTTCCCTCTAAAATACTTGATGTGGCTTATTCAAAAGAGAAAGGTGTAGATATTAAAATCGCTGATAATCAAGCTTTTGTTAAATATGTTCCTATTCAAAAAGAGCAAGTGCAAGTTATCGCAAAAGATAAAGTAGAGAAAATTGGTGAGCCAGAGATTATCTATGATAAAGCAAAACCATCGGAAGTATTTTTTGTAACAGAGGGTAAAACTTATGCTTTTGCTCTCAATCCTCAAGAGATAGAAGCTGAAACTATTATTGTTAATGATTTCAGTAAAAGGGCTGAGGAGATTGTAAAGTATGAAACAGATGATACATATATCTCTACACTTGCAAAAATATCTCAACTAATCTTAAAAGGTGGTTCGCCTCAAGGTTACAAAGTTAAGCAAGTTGATAATTTACTTAGCGATCAAGCGGATTTAAAAATTAAAGAAATTACAACTTATGAGGGTGTTATATATACTGCTTCCTTAGTTGAGGTTTCAAACAAAACTGATAAACCTAAAAAACTAAACCCAAAAGAATACATCAAGTATGCAAATGGAACTCCAAAAGCAATTACTGCATATTATGACAATGAAGTTAATTATCTTCTACCGTTTGGAAAAGCTTATGTTGTAATTGTTACAAAGGTTGAAAAATGAGTGATATATTTTTGAAACTTTTTAGTAATGACCGTGATCCGTCAAATGCTGAAAACAATCAAAAAATGAACAAAATACTTATTTTCATTGGATTGTTTGTTGCAATGGCGGTTCTTTTAATGATGGTGAGCGATGAGAAAAAGGAAGATAAAAGAGATGTAGGCTCTTTTAAAATCGTTGAAGAAGATACGATGGCAAAAACTAGATGGGTTGGTGATGCTGCCGTAGATATGAAAATAGCTAAAAAACAAGTTGATAGTCTTAATAAAGAGAATGATAAATTAAGTAAAGAGCTTGCTGATTTAAAGAAAATGATTGTTGATATGAAAACACAACAAGATAAAAACATAAAAGCTGCTGAACAACCACAAACTCAAAAAGATAATCAACCTTTCCCTTTCGGAGATAGCAGCAAAGGTTTATATACTAATTATCCAAAGCCAAATGATGGCTCAACAACTGGAACATTAGGAATAAGCCAACTTGGTGATGTTCCAGATATTCAAAAGCAATCTGTAACAAAATATACAAGAATAGATGGAGCTTTAGAGTACACACAAGTTGCAAAACCTACGGAAGTGGAAAAAAAAAGTAAGCCAAAAGATAAAACAATAATCTCTACTGGTTCTATTACTAAAGCGGTATTGTTATCTGGAATGGATGCCCCTACAATGACACAAGCAAAAACCTCACCACTTCCAGTTTTAATGAAAGTAACGGATTTATCAATTTTGCCAAACAGATGGCAATATGATATTAAAGAGTGTTTTTTAGTAGGAGAGGGTTACGGGGATTTAACTGCTGAGAGAGCATACATAAGAACCAATAATATATCTTGTGTTACAAACAAAGGTAAATATATAGATATGCCTTTCAAAGGTGCTGCAACTGGCGAAGATGGTAAATTAGGACTTAAAGGTGAAGTTGTAACTAAGCAAGGAGCATTATTGGCTAGAACTCTAATTGCAGGCTTCTTACAAGGTGTTGGCGATGCGTTCTCACAACAAAATCAAGTCGTACTTACTGGTACAACTGGTGTAACAACAACCACAAAAGATTTAACTGCTGGTCAAGCAATGGAGATGGGAGCATTTAGCGGATTGTCTAAATCT
This window harbors:
- a CDS encoding TraE/TraK family type IV conjugative transfer system protein, translating into MLFDKFKFKMDKYIYENWTFRIVTFVLLGVILFQSYLISSRMDNQKVVFMPPKVINQEFWVTGNEVSKSYLNEMALFTVFNLMNVTKETAKNNIDNLLVLVSPDFYYEVKSNLMDQMNYITDNAISRVFFPSVVNVDQKGLIKVTGVMKDIISDKIMRSEQAVVRIEYQIKQGRFWIYDIKITKDDK
- a CDS encoding TraK domain-containing protein gives rise to the protein MRKMLLMLLMATAQMFAVTVIDNPTSETITINVSNKSVNRIVLPSKILDVAYSKEKGVDIKIADNQAFVKYVPIQKEQVQVIAKDKVEKIGEPEIIYDKAKPSEVFFVTEGKTYAFALNPQEIEAETIIVNDFSKRAEEIVKYETDDTYISTLAKISQLILKGGSPQGYKVKQVDNLLSDQADLKIKEITTYEGVIYTASLVEVSNKTDKPKKLNPKEYIKYANGTPKAITAYYDNEVNYLLPFGKAYVVIVTKVEK
- a CDS encoding TraB/VirB10 family protein, producing the protein MSDIFLKLFSNDRDPSNAENNQKMNKILIFIGLFVAMAVLLMMVSDEKKEDKRDVGSFKIVEEDTMAKTRWVGDAAVDMKIAKKQVDSLNKENDKLSKELADLKKMIVDMKTQQDKNIKAAEQPQTQKDNQPFPFGDSSKGLYTNYPKPNDGSTTGTLGISQLGDVPDIQKQSVTKYTRIDGALEYTQVAKPTEVEKKSKPKDKTIISTGSITKAVLLSGMDAPTMTQAKTSPLPVLMKVTDLSILPNRWQYDIKECFLVGEGYGDLTAERAYIRTNNISCVTNKGKYIDMPFKGAATGEDGKLGLKGEVVTKQGALLARTLIAGFLQGVGDAFSQQNQVVLTGTTGVTTTTKDLTAGQAMEMGAFSGLSKSAEKLADFYLKMADQVAPVIEISAGREINIITTQMVELKSIEEMENAGNTNQGDKK